From a single Dendropsophus ebraccatus isolate aDenEbr1 chromosome 8, aDenEbr1.pat, whole genome shotgun sequence genomic region:
- the LOC138798699 gene encoding uncharacterized protein, whose product MTTTYSRMGINVTRLISLVEGCPCLWDLTHPRYNDRHLKHDEWTRIIRSLYPELDTLQPRLQKQISRDVRNRWRSVRDQFRRHDNDQGRSGTSPSRRQFVHYDQMLFLRMGRELRETEGNIAPTETEVEDVQLTSSGSASEAAVSNEAIAGPSTFSTPTGSQPLERGSRFSRSHASRARSTSRQSLPRAVERETLELIQRVEKEDHWDQIGSSLAARIRQMPTHRQWVCVPAILEMMTFYESPHPIPENGEIIIGLKKIFCPNLTPSGYHYPHFYHHPPNTSIPHSGHRAPTDILPHRVESEEESLLRSGVSSQQSFLSLLNTPPSTSTPLTQNTYSTTSTEVAHRQATNDTQEHFPHL is encoded by the exons GTGGAAGGGTGTCCTTGTCTGTGGGACCTCACACACCCTAGATACAATGATCGCCATCTCAAACATGATGAATGGACACGCATAATTCGCTCTCTCTATCCTGAACTGGATACTTTGCAACCACGTCTACAAAAGCAGATAT CTCGAGATGTGCGTAACCGTTGGCGTTCTGTACGCGATCAATTTCGCCGCCATGACAATGATCAAGGACGAAGTGGAACATCTCCCAGTAGGCGGCAATTTGTCCATTATGATCAAATGTTATTTCTACGTATGGGAAGAGAGTTGCGTGA GACAGAAGGTAACATAGCTCCCACTGAGACGGAGGTGGAGGATGTGCAGCTAACTTCATCTGGCTCTGCAAGTGAGGCAGCAGTTTCCAATGAGGCGATAGCTGGACCGTCTACTTTTTCCACCCCCACTGGGAGCCAACCTCTAGAGCGTGGTTCTAGGTTCTCAAGGTCACATGCATCAAGGGCCAGGTCCACTTCAAGACAAAGTTTACCGCGTGCTGTGGAAAGAGAGACACTAGAGTTAATCCAACGTGTCGAAAAGGAGGATCACTGGGATCAGATCGGCTCTTCCTTAGCTGCACGCATTCGCCAAATGCCAACCCATCGGCAATGGGTTTGTGTGCCTGCTATTTTAGAGATGATGACCTTTTATGAGAGCCCACATCCTATACCAGAAAATGGTGAAATTatcattggtttaaaaaaaatattttgcccaAATCTTACCCCAAGTGGTTACCACTATCCACATTTTTATCATCATCCTCCAAACACTAGTATTCCACATAGTGGACATAGAGCTCCAACAGACATCTTGCCCCATCGTGTTGAATCTGAAGAAGAAAGTTTACTCAGGTCAGGGGTTTCATCCCAGCAAAGCTTCCTAAGCTTACTAAATACACCTCCTAGCACCTCAACTCCACTGACCCAGAATACCTACTCCACTACAAGTACAGAAGTAGCGCATCGCCAAGCCACTAATGACACCCAAGAGCATTTCCCCCATTTATAA
- the LOC138800058 gene encoding uncharacterized protein — translation MTWTPEVIRPGDTKGLSPACHSNRGTGGPRKKKRHRYWVHPILQDREQTGVFTNLYQDLRRYEDKFKAFCRLTVAQFDSLLQLVAVDLTFEDTPMRRAISAEERLLITLRFLATGESYASLHFQFRVGVTTISRIVRCTCVVIWQKLQPRVMPSPSEETWRQVAAGFQTVANFPHCLGAVDGKHVRVQQPPHSGSRFYNYKKYFSVVLMAVADANCKFVAIDVGAYGSTGDSRVLQTSQIGLQILRAGDQLPAAEPLPGSTDPVPFVMISDEAFPLLPNLLRPYPRRELDTRKRIFNFRLARARRVVECTFGIMSSQWRILGTTIKLDVRTVDNIIKACCVLHNYTRPETTDEIMENQQATIDNVVNWDFPSPSNLGVAIRDRYADYFMSPEGAVPWQYTCVGDE, via the exons aggaaaaaaaaaagacatcgcTATTGGGTTCACCCAATTCTACAGGATCGTGAGCAGACAGGTGTATTCACCAATCTGTATCAAGATTTACGACG ATATGAAGACAAATTTAAGGCCTTCTGCCGGCTTACTGTGGCCCAATTTGACTCGTTATTACAACTTGTGGCAGTGGATCTGACTTTTGAGGATACCCCCATGAGAAGAGCTATTAGTGCAGAGGAAAGGCTACTCATCACCTTGCG TTTTTTAGCCACAGGCGAGAGCTATGCATCCCTGCACTTCCAATTCCGAGTTGGTGTAACAACCATCTCGCGAATTGTGAGGTGTACATGCGTCGTCATCTGGCAGAAATTGCAGCCCAGGGTGATGCCGAGCCCATCCGAGGAGACTTGGCGgcaggttgcagcaggctttCAGACTGTTGCCAATTTCCCACACTGCCTAGGTGCAGTCGATGGTAAACATGTCAGGGTGCAACAGCCACCGCACTCAGGATCACGCTTttacaattataaaaaatatttttcagtgGTCCTGATGGCGGTGGCTGATGCAAACTGCAAATTTGTTGCCATCGATGTTGgtgcctatggcagtactggggattcTCGGGTGCTGCAAACATCACAGATTGGGCTGCAAATTCTCCGAGCGGGCGATCAGCTCCCAGCAGCCGAACCTTTGCCTGGCTCCACAGATCCTGTACCGTTTGTGATGATATCGGATGAAGCATTTCCGCTATTACCAAACCTGCTGCGCCCATATCCACGAAGGGAACTGGATACCAGGAAAAGAATTTTTAATTTTCGGCTGGCCAGAGCACGTAGAGTTGTGGAATGCACCTTTGGGATCATGAGTAGTCAGTGGAGGATCCTGGGTACTACAATCAAATTGGATGTGAGAACAGTTGACAACATTATCAAGGCTTGCTGTGTTCTCCACAATTATACTCGTCCTGAAACAACTGATGAGATAATGGAGAACCAGCAAGCCACTATTGATAATGTTGTCAACTGGGATTTTCCATCTCCATCCAATTTGGGAGTAGCTATTCGGGATCGTTACGCTGACTACTTCATGTCCCCTGAAGGTGCCGTGCCCTGGCAATATACCTGTGTTGGTGATGAGTAG